A part of Tigriopus californicus strain San Diego chromosome 10, Tcal_SD_v2.1, whole genome shotgun sequence genomic DNA contains:
- the LOC131889611 gene encoding zinc finger protein 60-like — translation MDQGVELVQKLQSSIPSPKLLYFVMDDWLLVHKNSFDHFNEDGEPFISQVFLIEIKTGRYIHRCQGQKVDHGTAIELQVLTAKLTHAFQGTKPCLGFFIQEDSSDDVDPLSSTTVREFPFRRQTSRDCQFHYKVPSVKSEKSEDRKQRCSPCQVLWQEIHSSPLNPSDTHLDGSDIDLQTDAQSIVVDILRIKPENDDVDGPSTPYGSSYDSSEAVRQEIFSKAKEVFKGHNSDGEEDQANLDLTHSLDTMDIQDDLCEDKEVVANKDNPHSMNVSNASDEPSSSIFNIGQSSTTGSEHVCMCCSQPFPSLQALTWHRNMIQCQSKKSNDVDIKSSVPESGSSTNVRRSRNRCLCCSIVFPNNRQLVEHGKERQKEERARRKVGCRECGERPFRTFKELIQHYSIQHPEKVENNQEYLPQSQELETMKEPKTCSICDVVSNGRTLNSRHKEKYHVVGNYLCSTCQEPCLTYYDLMIHRFQAHLKATDSIPISYNGLSTCADEDGKISYKTDGLVCQICSESFKCKKTFASHQRRAHSWGRMRCKPCGEWSNYAQDISAHTLHFHKDKPEVLCPNCDEVIDLKDNPAAFDLHFPTCCPSRAYRRRTLNSPFQCPLCEKKYSLKHSLKAHLKMHQGIFKYQCEYCGFGANVKHTFVRHKNVHLRKMGLLTEADHLRECKVCGKKLVNKEAVYHHMRRVHQEQKPVSQCKQCGESFVYSSALYNHKIRVHGHVPKSKGSKCGKFGSPGHRILKAILNQPIIGHQPLSCEEEKQPIGPKVIKVNYK, via the coding sequence ATGGATCAAGGAGTGGAACTCGTCCAAAAGCTACAAAGCTCTATACCTTCACCCAAACTTCTTTATTTTGTGATGGATGATTGGTTATTGGTTCATAAGAATTCCTTTGATCATTTCAACGAAGACGGTGAACCTTTCATtagtcaggtgttcctcatCGAGATCAAGACCGGTCGATATATTCATCGATGCCAAGGCCAGAAAGTGGACCATGGAACAGCAATCGAGTTGCAGGTCTTGACGGCTAAGCTGACCCATGCTTTTCAAGGCACGAAACCCTGTCTTGGATTCTTCATACAAGAAGACAGTAGTGATGATGTTGATCCCTTAAGCTCCACGACAGTACGGGAATTTCCTTTCCGAAGACAGACGTCTCGAGATTGTCAATTTCATTACAAAGTTCCAAGTGTGAAGTCCGAAAAGAGTGAAGATAGAAAACAACGGTGTTCCCCATGTCAAGTGCTTTGGCAAGAAATTCATTCCAGTCCCCTAAACCCCTCTGATACTCACCTCGATGGTTCTGATATTGACCTCCAAACTGATGCTCAATCTATAGTGGTCGATATTTTAAGAATCAAGCCAGAGAACGATGATGTAGATGGACCTTCAACTCCTTATGGATCTTCTTATGACTCCAGTGAAGCTGTGCGCCAAGAGATCTtttccaaggccaaagaagtATTTAAGGGTCACAACTCTGACGGTGAGGAAGATCAAGCAAACCTTGATCTAACACATAGCCTTGACACCATGGACATTCAAGACGATCTGTGTGAAGATAAGGAAGTGGTGGCAAACAAGGACAATCCTCATTCGATGAATGTGTCAAACGCTTCAGACGAACCATCCAGTAGCATTTTCAATATCGGGCAATCCAGTACTACCGGTAGTGAACACGTCTGCATGTGTTGCTCCCAACCGTTTCCCTCCCTGCAGGCCCTAACCTGGCATCGCAATATGATACAATGCCAGTCtaagaaatcaaatgatgTTGATATCAAGTCCTCCGTGCCCGAATCTGGAAGCAGTACTAACGTAAGGAGGTCGAGAAATCGATGTCTTTGTTGCTCTATCGTGTTTCCAAATAATCGGCAACTAGTCGAGCATGGAAAGGAACGACAAAAAGAAGAACGGGCCCGCCGCAAAGTAGGTTGTCGTGAGTGTGGCGAACGACCCTTCAGGACCTTCAAGGAGCTGATTCAACATTATTCCATCCAACATCCAGAGAAGGTGGAAAATAATCAAGAGTATCTACCCCAAAGCCAAGAATtggaaacaatgaaggagccaaagACTTGTTCTATCTGTGATGTAGTCAGTAATGGCCGCACCTTGAATAGCAGGCACAAAGAGAAATATCATGTGGTGGGAAATTATTTGTGTAGTACTTGCCAGGAACCTTGTTTAACTTACTACGACTTGATGATTCACCGCTTCCAAGCTCACCTGAAAGCCACggattccattcccatcaGTTATAATGGCTTAAGCACCTGTGCGGATGAAGATGGTAAGATATCGTACAAAACGGACGGTCTCGTGTGTCAAATCTGTTCCGAGTCgtttaaatgtaaaaaaacttttgctaGTCATCAAAGAAGAGCTCATTCTTGGGGCAGAATGAGGTGCAAACCGTGTGGTGAGTGGAGTAATTATGCCCAAGACATCTCCGCTCATACGTTACATTTCCACAAAGACAAGCCCGAGGTTCTATGTCCTAATTGCGACGAAGTGatcgatttgaaagacaatccAGCCGCCTTTGATCTTCATTTTCCCACTTGCTGTCCCTCCCGGGCATACAGAAGAAGGACTTTGAATAGTCCGTTTCAGTGTCCGCTTTGCGAAAAAAAATACTCCCTCAAACACAGTTTGAAAGCCCATCTGAAGATGCATCAAGGGATCTTCAAGTATCAATGTGAATATTGTGGGTTTGGTGCCAACGTAAAGCATACTTTCGTTCGGCACAAGAACGTGCATTTGCGGAAGATGGGCCTTTTGACAGAAGCGGATCATTTGCGCGAATGTAAAGTTTGCGGGAAAAAGCTCGTGAACAAGGAAGCAGTCTATCACCACATGCGCAGAGTGCACCAAGAACAGAAGCCGGTTTCCCAATGCAAGCAATGCGGAGAGTCTTTCGTTTACTCGAGTGCTTTATATAACCACAAAATTAGAGTGCATGGTCATGTGCCAAAATCGAAGGGGTCCAAGTGTGGAAAGTTTGGATCTCCTGGACATCGGATATTGAAGGCCATATTGAACCAACCCATAATTGGGCACCAACCATTGAGTTGCGAAGAAGAGAAGCAACCCATCGGACCAAAAGTCATAAAAGTAAACtataaatga